A genomic stretch from Hemicordylus capensis ecotype Gifberg chromosome 1, rHemCap1.1.pri, whole genome shotgun sequence includes:
- the CHRNA1 gene encoding acetylcholine receptor subunit alpha yields MDGRCLKTLLLLGLAVLVLGSEHETRLVENLFKNYNKIVRPVSNHKHAVNVTVGLQLIQLINVDEVNQIVTTNVRLKQQWKDVNLEWNPEDYGGIKQIRIPSEDIWRPDLVLYNNADGDFAIVQFTKILLKHTGEIIWTPPAIFKSYCEIIVTHFPFDEQNCSMKLGTWTYDGTMVSIFPESERPDLSNFMESGEWVMKSYRGWKHWVTYSCCPDTPYLDITYHFLMQRLPLYFIVNVITPCLLFSFLTGLVFYLPTDSGEKMTLSISVLLSLTVFLLVIVELIPSTSSAVPLIGKYMLFTMVFVIASIIITVIVINTHHRSPSTHTMPQWVRQIFINTIPNIMLFSTMKRPSRNKQDKKIFTEDIDISEISGKQGPAVVNFQSSLTKNPDVKSAIEGIKYIAETMKSDQESNNAAEEWKFVAMVVDHLLLGIFMLVCITGTLAVFAGRLIELSQQD; encoded by the exons ATGGATGGCCGCTGTCTAAAAACCCTTCTGCTGCTTGGGCTAG CTGTTCTGGTCCTGGGTTCTGAGCATGAAACTCGACTGGTGGAGAATTTATTCAAGAACTATAACAAAATTGTTCGTCCAGTGAGCAATCATAAGCACGCTGTCAATGTCACCGTTGGACTGCAGCTTATCCAGTTGATCAATGTG GATGAAGTGAATCAGATTGTAACCACCAATGTGCGCCTAAAACAG caatggaaggatgtaAATTTGGAATGGAACCCAGAAGATTATGGTGGAATAAAACAAATTCGCATCCCATCTGAAGATATCTGGCGTCCAGATCTTGTTTTATATAACAA TGCAGATGGTGATTTTGCTATCGTCCAGTTTACGAAAATACTCTTAAAACATACAGGTGAAATCATATGGACACCTCCAGCCATCTTTAAAAGCTACTGTGAAATTATAGTCACGCATTTTCCATTCGATGAGCAGAACTGCAGTATGAAGTTGGGCACGTGGACCTACGATGGCACAATGGTTTCCATCTTTCCA GAAAGCGAGCGGCCAGACCTGAGTAACTTCATGGAGAGTGGAGAGTGGGTGATGAAATCATACCGGGGCTGGAAGCACTGGGTGACGTATTCCTGCTGCCCTGACACTCCGTATCTGGATATTACCTACCACTTCCTGATGCAGCGTTTGCCTCTCTACTTCATTGTCAATGTCATTACCCCTTGCCTCCTCTTCTCATTCCTAACCGGGCTAGTATTTTACCTGCCCACAGATTCGG GTGAGAAGATGACCCTGAGCATTTCTGTCCTGCTGTCTTTGACTGTGTTCCTTCTGGTCATTGTGGAGCTCATTCCCTCCACCTCCAGTGCGGTGCCCTTGATAGGCAAATATATGTTGTTTACCATGGTGTTTGTCATCGCCTCCATCATCATTACGGTCATTGTGATCAACACTCACCACCGCTCCCCAAGCACCCACACTATGCCCCAGTGGGTGAGACAG ATTTTTATCAACACCATTCCAAACATTATGTTATTCTCAACCATGAAACGGCCTTCCAGAAATAAGCAGGATAAAAAGATTTTTACTGAAGACATTGATATTTCTGAAATCTCTGGAAAGCAAGGCCCTGCTGTGGTGAATTTCCAGTCATCGCTTACTAAAAACCCAGATGTTAAAAGTGCTATTGAAGGTATCAAATACATCGCTGAAACCATGAAGTCAGACCAAGAGTCCAACAAT